A portion of the Candidatus Atribacteria bacterium genome contains these proteins:
- a CDS encoding 3-isopropylmalate dehydratase small subunit: MNIKGRVWKYGDDVNTDIIFPGKYTYTISDPKEMALHALEDLDSKFVKEVEKDDIIVAGKNFGCGSSREQAATCLKYAGVGAVVAQSFSRIFFRNAINQGLPVIQSKEAVENISSGELIEIDFERGKLLCKEGVLNFPPLPELVLGILTDGGLIPHTKKLLKMEKGE; encoded by the coding sequence GTGAATATTAAAGGGAGAGTATGGAAATATGGTGATGATGTAAATACCGATATTATCTTTCCGGGTAAATATACTTATACTATTTCCGATCCTAAAGAGATGGCACTCCATGCCCTGGAAGACCTTGATTCGAAGTTTGTCAAAGAAGTTGAAAAGGACGATATTATTGTAGCGGGAAAGAATTTTGGTTGTGGCAGTTCCCGGGAACAAGCCGCTACCTGTCTAAAATATGCGGGAGTGGGAGCTGTTGTAGCCCAATCATTCTCCAGAATATTTTTTCGGAATGCTATTAATCAGGGACTTCCCGTGATTCAAAGCAAAGAAGCAGTGGAGAATATATCTTCAGGTGAATTAATTGAAATTGATTTTGAAAGAGGAAAATTGTTGTGCAAAGAGGGAGTTCTTAATTTTCCTCCTTTGCCGGAATTGGTATTAGGGATTCTTACAGATGGGGGACTTATTCCTCACACTAAAAAATTATTGAAAATGGAGAAGGGAGAATAA